A region of Chloracidobacterium sp. DNA encodes the following proteins:
- the pepT gene encoding peptidase T, producing MKLLLLIILLLVNFGVSQGQTKPPTESAMSRFLRYIKIDTQSAEDQPTNPSTKKQFDLARLLERELKDLGVENVRVSEFAVVYGMIPGNLADNSKVPTIGFIAHMDTSPAVSGANVNAIIHKNYQGGDIVLPNDKTQVITVAQNPNLKNLIGDDIITADGTTLLGSDDKAGCAEILTMIDILKQNPQIKHGNIAIAFTPDEEVGAGVDKFDIKGFGAKYAYTVDGKELGDIANETWSARAATITFRGRSTHPGTAKGIMINSMYAAGDFLGNFPVNAPNRPETTEGRSGFVHPYSSAMNEETSTVKIIIRDFDLSGVAAKEKQLKAMVTRTQRKYPNVKIEYESKLSYLNMKEVLKDYPQITDYAIEATKRTGLRPVIRPIRGGTDGSRLTAMGLPTPNLFTGGHNFHGKLEFNSRKGLEKSTEMLVNLVQVWAEKSQ from the coding sequence ATGAAATTATTACTCTTGATAATCTTATTACTAGTCAACTTTGGCGTTTCACAAGGTCAGACAAAGCCGCCAACAGAATCGGCGATGTCACGTTTTCTTCGCTATATAAAGATCGATACGCAGTCGGCGGAAGACCAGCCGACGAATCCGAGCACAAAGAAACAGTTCGATCTGGCGCGGCTTTTAGAAAGGGAACTTAAAGATCTTGGCGTGGAAAATGTTCGCGTTAGTGAGTTCGCCGTTGTGTATGGAATGATCCCTGGCAATCTGGCTGATAATTCCAAGGTGCCGACGATCGGTTTCATAGCCCATATGGACACTTCACCGGCGGTTTCGGGGGCGAACGTTAACGCGATCATACATAAGAACTACCAAGGCGGCGATATTGTTTTACCAAACGACAAAACACAGGTCATCACGGTCGCACAAAATCCTAACCTTAAGAATCTTATCGGAGATGACATCATCACGGCAGACGGCACGACGCTTCTTGGATCGGATGACAAAGCGGGCTGTGCCGAGATACTGACAATGATCGACATCCTCAAACAAAATCCGCAGATCAAGCACGGCAATATTGCGATCGCATTTACGCCTGACGAAGAAGTCGGAGCAGGCGTTGACAAGTTTGATATTAAAGGCTTTGGGGCAAAATATGCCTATACGGTTGACGGCAAGGAATTAGGGGATATTGCAAACGAAACGTGGTCGGCTAGAGCGGCGACGATAACATTTCGGGGCAGAAGCACTCATCCAGGCACGGCAAAGGGAATAATGATCAACTCGATGTATGCTGCGGGTGATTTTCTTGGCAACTTTCCGGTCAACGCTCCGAATCGCCCGGAAACTACGGAAGGTCGAAGTGGTTTTGTGCATCCATATTCGTCGGCGATGAATGAGGAGACCTCGACGGTCAAAATAATCATTAGAGACTTTGACCTGTCTGGCGTAGCTGCAAAGGAAAAGCAGTTGAAGGCTATGGTCACCCGCACTCAACGCAAGTATCCTAATGTCAAGATCGAATATGAATCGAAACTCAGTTACCTAAATATGAAGGAAGTGCTCAAGGATTATCCTCAGATAACCGACTACGCAATTGAGGCTACAAAACGTACTGGCCTTCGTCCTGTGATAAGGCCGATCCGCGGCGGTACCGATGGCTCACGTTTGACCGCTATGGGACTGCCGACACCTAATCTTTTTACCGGTGGTCATAATTTTCACGGCAAGCTCGAGTTCAATTCTCGTAAGGGTTTGGAAAAATCCACCGAGATGCTCGTAAATCTCGTTCAGGTCTGGGCGGAAAAATCGCAATAA
- a CDS encoding zf-HC2 domain-containing protein → MNCDECKNLISVFMDDDLDEERSAHVREHLGMCNACAHVCEDLASIIDVCATESPSELLPPNSKALWCRISNTIENEKKPDIVPPAEEPQRRLWRFSFVQGATAVLCIAVVSSLVTIVALQAYLPPTTDAPMRSAASQTTFEKFLGQIGLMETPHQARERRIKEQQAAIDYWNERVQTRRVQWDRTTRDAFDRNLQVIDESVNDYTMILSQDPEDELSGEMLDSVLDDKMNLLRDFSDL, encoded by the coding sequence ATGAATTGCGATGAATGTAAAAATTTGATCAGCGTCTTTATGGACGATGACCTCGACGAGGAGCGGTCGGCGCATGTCAGGGAGCACCTTGGGATGTGCAATGCCTGTGCTCATGTCTGCGAAGATCTTGCATCGATCATTGACGTTTGTGCCACAGAATCGCCGTCCGAACTTCTTCCGCCCAATTCAAAAGCCCTTTGGTGCCGTATCAGTAACACCATCGAAAACGAGAAAAAGCCGGACATCGTGCCGCCGGCGGAAGAGCCGCAGCGACGCCTTTGGCGCTTTTCGTTTGTTCAGGGCGCGACAGCCGTTCTTTGTATCGCAGTTGTGAGTTCGTTAGTTACGATAGTTGCTTTACAAGCATATCTGCCGCCCACGACAGATGCTCCAATGCGTTCGGCAGCGTCGCAAACTACATTTGAAAAATTCTTAGGCCAGATCGGCCTTATGGAAACGCCGCATCAGGCCCGCGAGCGACGTATCAAGGAACAGCAGGCAGCCATCGATTATTGGAATGAACGTGTGCAGACGCGCCGCGTCCAATGGGACCGAACAACACGAGATGCTTTTGACCGAAACTTGCAGGTGATCGATGAATCAGTCAACGATTACACGATGATCCTCTCTCAGGACCCTGAAGATGAGCTTTCAGGCGAGATGCTTGATTCGGTGCTGGACGATAAAATGAATTTGCTTCGTGATTTCTCTGACCTTTAA
- a CDS encoding RNA polymerase sigma factor: MEQDAVFGLDAARAGQESGLLQPVESFDETAPDIVLCRLAASGNIAAFELIYERYHRRTYSLCLRMTSSQAEAEDLTQEVFIQLFRKIGSFRGDSAFSTWLHRLTVNQVLMHFRRRSVKNERTSEDGEMPEQTVRGTANPGKMQVVDRIALKDAIAELPNGYRNVFVLHDVEGFEHEEVARIMGISVGTSKSQLHKARLKLRGLLIKKQD, from the coding sequence ATGGAACAGGATGCTGTATTTGGCCTTGACGCCGCGAGGGCGGGTCAGGAAAGCGGCCTTTTGCAGCCCGTCGAGAGTTTTGACGAAACGGCGCCGGATATCGTTCTTTGCCGTCTGGCGGCATCGGGCAATATTGCGGCGTTCGAGTTGATCTATGAGCGGTATCATCGCCGCACGTACAGCCTGTGCCTGCGAATGACGAGCAGTCAGGCCGAGGCGGAAGATCTGACTCAGGAAGTGTTCATTCAGCTTTTTCGCAAGATCGGAAGTTTTCGCGGCGATTCGGCGTTCTCGACCTGGCTTCACAGGCTGACGGTCAATCAGGTGTTGATGCACTTTCGCCGCCGCAGTGTGAAGAACGAGCGGACTTCGGAAGACGGTGAGATGCCGGAACAGACGGTTCGCGGCACGGCCAATCCTGGCAAAATGCAGGTCGTTGACCGCATCGCTCTGAAAGATGCCATTGCGGAATTGCCGAACGGCTATCGGAATGTTTTTGTCCTGCACGATGTCGAAGGTTTTGAGCACGAAGAGGTCGCCCGCATTATGGGCATCTCGGTAGGGACTTCGAAATCGCAGCTCCACAAAGCCAGATTGAAGCTGCGCGGATTGCTGATCAAGAAACAGGATTAG
- a CDS encoding cupin domain-containing protein yields the protein MDERKMRTVKILLRSVAGLIGVSGLYLIFGIVIDTYVFPAPKPDYANYFRPGDKLVSRFEGFDQTVLGVKDGWLHTRLVVVPNAAGPPEHLHEAFAETFTVKSGTLSILVNGEKRTLRAGETISIPPMTKHKPFNETSEPVIVESENEKTLPVEFGYHLSQLYGFMDSQQNGPTMMQMLMQLSVYGTEADSYIADGPSLGLQKSMRVIMAPTARLLGYKNYYEEYRPRHN from the coding sequence ATGGATGAACGGAAAATGCGGACGGTAAAGATATTGTTAAGAAGCGTTGCGGGATTGATAGGAGTAAGTGGACTCTACCTGATCTTCGGTATCGTCATAGACACTTACGTTTTTCCTGCGCCGAAACCTGATTACGCTAACTATTTTCGTCCCGGCGACAAACTTGTAAGCAGGTTCGAAGGTTTCGACCAGACGGTATTAGGCGTCAAGGACGGATGGCTGCACACGCGTTTGGTGGTCGTTCCAAATGCTGCCGGGCCGCCTGAGCATTTACACGAAGCTTTTGCGGAAACATTTACGGTTAAAAGCGGCACTCTCAGTATTTTGGTCAATGGTGAAAAAAGAACATTGCGGGCGGGCGAAACGATCTCGATCCCGCCGATGACAAAGCACAAGCCTTTCAATGAGACGAGCGAGCCAGTTATTGTTGAAAGCGAAAACGAGAAAACGCTGCCGGTCGAATTTGGCTATCATCTTTCGCAGCTTTATGGATTTATGGACAGTCAGCAAAATGGCCCGACTATGATGCAGATGTTGATGCAGCTTTCGGTTTACGGGACCGAAGCTGATTCTTACATTGCTGACGGCCCTTCACTCGGTCTTCAAAAATCAATGCGAGTTATTATGGCACCGACTGCCCGGCTTTTGGGTTACAAGAACTACTACGAGGAATACAGACCTCGACATAACTAA
- a CDS encoding DUF1697 domain-containing protein: MRYVALLRGINVSGKNMIKMEALRATFESLGFKNVVSYINSGNLAFDCVKSAEAKIVNKLEDVIQKDFGINISVMVREQNAIASVLANNPFDGQYETHKQMHVLFMRDQMPIEKQAALVEFQTDREKFAVKGLEIYAMLLDGVAESVVFKKNFIEGKLKTPITGRNWRTVETIASL, translated from the coding sequence ATGAGATACGTCGCCTTGCTCCGCGGCATTAATGTCAGTGGCAAGAACATGATCAAGATGGAAGCGCTCCGGGCGACTTTTGAGTCGCTCGGATTTAAGAATGTCGTTAGTTATATTAACAGCGGCAATCTTGCTTTTGATTGTGTTAAGAGTGCGGAAGCGAAAATTGTAAATAAGTTGGAAGACGTCATCCAAAAGGATTTCGGCATCAACATTTCTGTTATGGTTCGCGAACAAAACGCTATCGCAAGTGTGTTGGCAAATAACCCGTTCGACGGACAATACGAAACGCACAAGCAAATGCATGTCCTCTTCATGCGCGACCAAATGCCTATCGAAAAGCAGGCCGCGCTTGTCGAATTTCAGACGGATCGAGAAAAGTTCGCGGTCAAGGGACTCGAGATCTATGCAATGCTGCTCGACGGCGTAGCCGAAAGCGTTGTGTTCAAGAAGAACTTTATCGAAGGAAAACTAAAGACCCCAATAACCGGACGCAATTGGCGGACAGTAGAGACGATAGCGAGTCTGTGA
- a CDS encoding FAD-binding oxidoreductase, translating to MKLRSNEPFWLVKNGLINTYPSLAENIETDILIVGSGITGSLIAHRCIAEGYATTLIDRREIAHGSSSATTSMLQYEIDTPLHELIEMIGERGAVESYWACFNSIDDLWKVSREIRSTCGFKKKDSLYFASMKKDVESLRKEFAAREKHGFPVSWLESAGIEKRYGIEGTFGGILSLQGGSIDAFCLAHEILKFNKKRGLQVYDKTDLVKIEHKRNGVRITTEYGNVIKARKVIYCTGFESTEMIKDKFVDLISTYAIVGEVSEDDHSHLSETVFWNTADPYNYMRTTDDNRILIGGEDEDFLDTKKRAALLNKKAARLEKKLKKLLPSVKFRTDFAWAGTFGETKDGLPYIGKHPNFPSAYFVLGFGGNGITFSVIGMDMTAAMLKGEKHPLDEYFRFRR from the coding sequence ATGAAACTACGATCTAATGAGCCTTTTTGGCTGGTAAAAAATGGCTTGATCAACACATATCCGTCGCTGGCGGAGAATATCGAAACCGATATCCTCATTGTCGGCAGCGGAATTACGGGAAGCCTTATCGCTCACCGATGCATTGCCGAGGGCTACGCGACCACGTTGATCGACCGTCGCGAAATAGCCCATGGAAGTTCGTCGGCTACGACATCGATGCTTCAATACGAGATCGATACGCCGCTGCACGAACTCATAGAAATGATCGGCGAACGCGGTGCTGTGGAAAGCTATTGGGCCTGTTTTAATTCGATAGACGATCTTTGGAAAGTGTCGCGAGAGATTCGCTCGACGTGCGGTTTCAAGAAAAAAGACTCGCTGTATTTTGCGTCCATGAAAAAAGATGTCGAGTCGCTGCGAAAAGAATTTGCCGCACGTGAAAAGCATGGTTTTCCGGTAAGTTGGCTTGAAAGCGCGGGAATTGAGAAGAGATATGGCATCGAAGGCACTTTCGGCGGCATTTTATCGCTTCAAGGCGGCAGCATCGATGCCTTTTGTCTGGCTCATGAGATCCTCAAATTCAACAAAAAACGGGGCTTACAGGTTTACGACAAAACTGACCTCGTCAAGATCGAGCATAAACGGAACGGAGTTCGTATAACGACCGAATACGGCAATGTGATCAAGGCTCGGAAAGTGATCTACTGCACCGGCTTCGAAAGCACCGAAATGATCAAGGACAAGTTCGTCGATCTGATCTCTACATACGCCATCGTCGGCGAGGTTTCGGAGGACGATCATTCTCATCTCAGCGAAACCGTGTTCTGGAACACCGCCGACCCGTATAATTACATGCGAACGACCGACGATAATCGCATCCTGATCGGCGGCGAGGACGAAGATTTTCTCGACACAAAGAAACGCGCTGCTCTGCTTAATAAAAAGGCCGCACGGCTTGAGAAAAAGCTTAAAAAGCTGCTACCGTCTGTAAAATTCCGAACCGACTTTGCCTGGGCAGGAACGTTTGGTGAAACGAAAGACGGTTTACCCTATATCGGCAAGCACCCAAATTTCCCTTCCGCATATTTCGTCCTCGGATTCGGCGGCAACGGGATCACATTTTCCGTAATAGGTATGGACATGACAGCCGCAATGCTAAAAGGTGAAAAACATCCTCTCGACGAATATTTTCGATTTCGGCGCTAA
- a CDS encoding cupin has protein sequence MKPLNIADNFVALDDINGARPLNVDSKFWESLEKGDFGDFSRLISFFSFDDDWQTWEKHPNGEEFVFLIEGDITLLLESNGRLSEVVMDAACSFVIVPKDTWHTANVRKSAKMLFVTPGEGTEIRAR, from the coding sequence ATGAAACCCTTAAATATTGCCGACAATTTTGTTGCACTCGATGACATAAACGGAGCTCGGCCACTGAATGTAGATTCCAAGTTTTGGGAATCACTGGAAAAAGGCGACTTTGGTGATTTTTCTCGCCTAATTTCTTTTTTTTCATTTGATGACGACTGGCAAACTTGGGAAAAACACCCAAATGGCGAAGAGTTTGTATTTCTAATTGAAGGCGATATAACCCTCTTGCTTGAATCAAACGGACGTCTAAGTGAAGTTGTTATGGACGCCGCTTGTTCTTTTGTTATTGTTCCGAAGGATACGTGGCACACGGCAAATGTAAGGAAGTCGGCCAAAATGCTATTTGTCACGCCCGGCGAAGGAACTGAGATTCGGGCGAGGTAA
- a CDS encoding NAD(P)-dependent alcohol dehydrogenase, whose amino-acid sequence MIETKGYATHDENAKFAPFEFERRDLGPNDILINIEYAGICHSDIHQAKNEWKDSMPTNYPLVPGHEIVGKVSQVGDAVTKFKVGDVAGIGCFVDSCRECVNCKKGHEQFCVKQAAFTYNGTEMDRVTKTYGGYSDKYVIDEKYALKVNADGDLSGIAPLLCAGITTYSPLKRFNVGPGQKVGIVGLGGLGHMGVKIAVAMGAEVTIFSTSPSKEADAKALGAHHFVVTRDPANMAPLAGTFNFILDTVSADHDVNQYLNLLGVGGAMVVVGVPPSPNMIHALSLIFGNKTLSGSLIGGIPETQEMLDFCAEHNLVSDVEVISPDKIEEAYDRTVKADVRYRFVIDMKSS is encoded by the coding sequence GTGATAGAAACAAAAGGTTACGCAACACATGATGAAAATGCAAAATTCGCGCCGTTCGAGTTCGAGCGTCGCGATTTAGGACCAAATGACATCTTGATAAACATCGAATACGCGGGAATTTGTCATTCGGACATCCATCAGGCGAAAAATGAATGGAAAGATTCGATGCCGACAAATTATCCTCTGGTTCCGGGACACGAAATTGTCGGAAAGGTTAGTCAAGTCGGTGATGCCGTGACGAAGTTCAAGGTTGGAGATGTAGCAGGTATTGGATGTTTTGTGGATTCGTGCCGCGAATGTGTTAATTGCAAAAAGGGCCATGAGCAGTTTTGCGTAAAACAAGCGGCATTTACATACAACGGTACAGAAATGGATCGCGTAACTAAAACTTATGGCGGATATTCGGACAAGTATGTGATCGACGAGAAATACGCGCTTAAGGTTAATGCCGATGGCGATCTTTCAGGCATCGCTCCTTTGCTGTGTGCCGGAATCACAACCTATTCGCCGTTGAAAAGATTTAACGTCGGGCCAGGCCAAAAGGTCGGCATCGTGGGACTGGGTGGTCTGGGCCATATGGGAGTTAAGATCGCGGTTGCGATGGGCGCTGAAGTGACTATCTTCAGTACATCACCGTCAAAAGAAGCGGACGCGAAAGCTCTCGGAGCACATCATTTTGTAGTGACTCGCGACCCGGCAAACATGGCACCGCTTGCGGGCACTTTCAACTTTATTCTCGATACCGTTTCGGCTGATCACGATGTGAACCAGTATCTGAATTTGCTTGGTGTCGGCGGAGCGATGGTAGTTGTTGGTGTGCCGCCAAGCCCGAATATGATACACGCTTTGTCACTTATATTCGGCAATAAAACGCTTTCTGGTTCGCTAATCGGCGGCATCCCGGAAACACAGGAAATGCTCGACTTTTGCGCCGAGCACAACCTTGTATCAGATGTGGAAGTGATCTCGCCCGACAAGATCGAAGAGGCGTATGACCGCACTGTAAAAGCCGACGTTCGCTATCGATTTGTCATCGATATGAAGAGTTCCTAG
- a CDS encoding MmcQ/YjbR family DNA-binding protein: MSNFNVAHFNDLRRIALSFPEVEEGIAYGSPIFKIKGKMIARLREDGKSIVVKVDKMMRSSLLDGAPDIYFIEDHYLDHPLILIHLDKISIDDLRSLVEMA, translated from the coding sequence ATGTCTAACTTTAACGTCGCCCATTTTAATGACCTGAGACGCATAGCTCTGAGTTTTCCGGAGGTAGAAGAAGGTATCGCGTACGGCTCGCCAATTTTTAAGATCAAGGGGAAAATGATCGCCAGACTCCGCGAAGATGGTAAGTCTATTGTTGTTAAGGTCGATAAGATGATGCGCTCAAGTTTGTTGGATGGAGCTCCTGACATTTATTTTATTGAAGACCATTATTTAGACCACCCGCTTATACTGATTCATCTAGATAAAATAAGCATTGATGATCTAAGATCTTTAGTTGAGATGGCTTAG
- a CDS encoding RidA family protein: MRESIINSSKAPEPVGLYPHARRVGNLLFLSGVGPRERGTKKIPGVELDEMGQIVSYDIETQCRSVFQNVRNILEDAGSTWDDVVDVTVFLTNMKDDFAIYNRVYAEYFADNQPCRTTVEISKLPTPIAIELKVIATIE; this comes from the coding sequence ATGAGGGAAAGCATAATTAACAGTTCTAAAGCTCCGGAACCGGTTGGTCTGTATCCTCACGCGCGACGTGTGGGCAATTTGCTGTTTCTTTCCGGCGTTGGGCCGCGTGAAAGAGGAACAAAGAAAATTCCAGGTGTGGAATTAGACGAGATGGGACAAATTGTAAGCTACGACATCGAAACGCAGTGTCGCTCGGTATTTCAAAATGTACGAAACATTCTGGAAGATGCAGGATCAACGTGGGACGACGTCGTCGATGTGACGGTCTTTCTGACCAATATGAAGGATGATTTTGCGATCTATAATCGCGTTTATGCCGAGTATTTTGCCGATAATCAGCCATGCCGGACGACGGTTGAGATCAGCAAACTGCCGACGCCGATCGCGATCGAACTAAAGGTTATAGCAACGATAGAATAA
- a CDS encoding dCTP deaminase, with amino-acid sequence MTIKSDIWLRKMAEEEGMIEPFLASLVREVEGKRIISAGCSSYGYDMRLADDGFRIFSSVHGKEIDPKHFDDHYSLIEPELNTAEDGSKYYLLPPHHYGLGVTVETFKMPRNVTGVALGKSTYARAGLLVNTTPLEAGWTGRLVVEIANLANLPLRVYVNEGIGQILFFESDEDCGVSYADRGGKYQGQSGLTFAKM; translated from the coding sequence ATGACTATAAAATCAGATATTTGGCTGCGCAAAATGGCCGAAGAAGAGGGAATGATCGAGCCTTTTCTAGCGTCGCTTGTCCGTGAGGTTGAGGGCAAGCGAATTATCTCGGCGGGCTGTTCAAGTTATGGCTACGACATGCGTTTGGCAGATGACGGGTTTCGCATTTTTTCATCCGTTCACGGCAAAGAGATCGATCCTAAGCATTTTGACGATCATTATTCGCTTATTGAGCCGGAGCTTAACACTGCCGAGGACGGTTCGAAATATTACCTGTTGCCGCCGCATCACTACGGCCTTGGCGTTACGGTTGAGACGTTCAAAATGCCGCGAAATGTGACAGGGGTCGCGCTTGGTAAATCGACATACGCTCGTGCGGGTTTGCTTGTAAATACCACGCCGCTTGAAGCTGGCTGGACGGGCCGGCTTGTCGTTGAGATCGCAAATCTCGCAAATCTGCCATTGCGTGTCTATGTCAACGAAGGCATTGGACAAATATTGTTCTTCGAATCAGACGAAGACTGCGGCGTCTCGTATGCGGATAGAGGCGGCAAGTATCAGGGCCAGTCAGGATTGACGTTTGCAAAAATGTAA
- the msrA gene encoding peptide-methionine (S)-S-oxide reductase MsrA, producing the protein MSIFTKLLIILTFAAGIGCSVVNSSTTTTDFANLAPTPASEKPSTSQTQTAVFAGGCFWGVEAVFEHVKGVTDVRSGYSGGDSKNADYESVSGGRTEHAESVKVTFDPAKVTYEQLLPVFFSVAHDPTQLNRQGPDTGTQYRSAIFYSSEEQKKLANDHIAAIDKSKAFPKPVVTQVVSLKEFYEAEGYHQDYLKLHPKDPYIVYHDLPKLEELKTKFPDLYK; encoded by the coding sequence ATGTCAATTTTTACCAAGTTATTAATAATTCTGACGTTCGCGGCAGGCATTGGCTGCAGCGTCGTAAACAGTTCGACAACAACCACTGACTTCGCAAACTTAGCACCAACGCCTGCGAGTGAAAAGCCTTCCACATCTCAAACGCAAACTGCGGTATTTGCGGGCGGATGTTTTTGGGGCGTCGAAGCGGTTTTTGAGCATGTCAAAGGAGTCACGGATGTGAGGTCGGGTTATTCGGGCGGCGACTCTAAGAACGCGGATTATGAATCCGTGAGTGGAGGCAGGACGGAACATGCGGAATCCGTAAAGGTTACTTTCGACCCTGCAAAGGTCACTTATGAGCAGCTATTGCCTGTATTCTTTTCAGTGGCCCATGACCCTACGCAACTGAATCGTCAAGGCCCTGATACAGGCACGCAATACCGTTCAGCAATCTTTTATTCAAGTGAAGAGCAGAAAAAATTAGCGAATGACCATATTGCAGCAATTGACAAGTCGAAGGCTTTTCCAAAGCCTGTCGTTACGCAAGTTGTTTCCCTGAAAGAATTTTATGAAGCTGAAGGTTATCACCAAGATTACCTAAAACTTCACCCTAAAGACCCTTATATCGTCTATCACGATCTACCGAAACTCGAAGAGTTAAAGACTAAGTTTCCAGATCTTTATAAATAG
- a CDS encoding aldehyde dehydrogenase — translation MISIDNYINGEITPPISGEYLENFDPSIGAVYSHIADSDERDVQRAVEAAKSAFPTWSQTSAEARHDILMRLVSLIERDLEPLAMAESIDQGKPVSLARTVDIPRASANFKFYATAAMHTANESHDSYAIGALNYTLRQPLGVVGCISPWNLPLYLFTWKIAPAIAAGCTVVAKPSEVTPMTAYMLSKLCIEAGLPAGVLNIVHGTGPNVGSALVSHKDVKAISFTGGTKTGEEIARVAAPMFKKLSLELGGKNPNIIFADCNYEEMLTTTIRSSFSNQGEICLCGSRIFIERPIYEQFKGDFLSRVSALKVGDPLEADTNVGAIVSKPHFDKIMSYINLAKSEGGTILVGGKQANLDGRCSDGWFIEPTVVEGLPFDCRTNQEEVFGPFVTIMPFDTEDEVLSYANSVRYGLSSSVWTENLSRAHRVASKIEAGFVWVNSWMLRDLRTLFGGFKDSGVGREGGFETLRFFTEEKNVCVKVSERPA, via the coding sequence ATGATAAGTATCGACAACTACATCAACGGCGAGATCACACCTCCTATTTCGGGCGAGTATCTGGAGAATTTTGACCCGTCGATCGGCGCGGTCTATTCGCATATTGCAGATTCAGATGAACGTGATGTGCAGCGTGCGGTCGAGGCGGCTAAGTCTGCCTTTCCAACTTGGTCGCAGACGTCGGCGGAAGCGAGACACGATATTTTGATGCGGTTGGTTTCGCTGATCGAGCGAGATCTTGAGCCGTTGGCTATGGCTGAGTCGATAGATCAGGGCAAGCCTGTTTCGCTTGCCAGAACAGTCGATATTCCACGTGCGAGTGCGAATTTTAAGTTTTACGCGACGGCGGCTATGCACACCGCGAATGAATCTCACGATTCCTATGCGATCGGTGCTCTTAACTACACACTTCGTCAACCGCTAGGCGTCGTAGGCTGCATATCGCCGTGGAATCTGCCGCTTTATCTGTTCACGTGGAAAATTGCACCTGCTATTGCTGCAGGCTGCACAGTTGTCGCAAAGCCGAGTGAGGTAACTCCCATGACGGCTTACATGCTTTCAAAACTTTGTATTGAAGCCGGACTGCCTGCGGGAGTTTTGAATATCGTCCACGGAACTGGCCCGAATGTTGGCTCTGCACTTGTTTCGCATAAAGACGTAAAAGCCATCTCATTCACTGGCGGCACTAAGACCGGCGAAGAGATCGCTCGTGTCGCCGCTCCGATGTTCAAGAAACTGTCGCTCGAACTTGGCGGTAAGAATCCGAACATCATATTTGCCGACTGCAATTACGAAGAAATGCTGACGACCACGATTCGCTCTTCGTTTTCTAATCAAGGTGAGATTTGTTTATGTGGTTCGCGGATTTTTATTGAACGGCCGATATATGAGCAGTTCAAGGGTGATTTTCTTTCGCGTGTTTCGGCATTAAAAGTCGGCGATCCGCTCGAAGCCGATACTAATGTCGGTGCCATCGTCTCAAAGCCGCATTTTGACAAAATAATGTCGTACATCAACCTCGCAAAATCCGAAGGCGGTACGATCCTTGTGGGCGGAAAGCAGGCAAATCTCGATGGCAGATGTTCCGACGGATGGTTTATTGAGCCGACCGTTGTCGAGGGGCTGCCTTTTGATTGCCGGACGAATCAGGAAGAAGTATTCGGTCCGTTTGTGACGATCATGCCGTTTGATACGGAAGATGAAGTTCTAAGTTATGCTAACAGCGTTCGCTACGGCCTATCGTCGTCGGTTTGGACCGAAAACCTTTCGCGAGCGCACCGCGTAGCATCAAAGATCGAGGCTGGTTTCGTCTGGGTAAATAGCTGGATGCTCCGAGATCTTCGGACACTGTTCGGCGGTTTCAAAGACAGCGGCGTCGGTCGAGAAGGCGGCTTTGAGACTTTAAGATTTTTCACTGAAGAAAAAAATGTTTGTGTAAAAGTGTCAGAACGGCCTGCGTGA